In Alistipes ihumii AP11, a genomic segment contains:
- a CDS encoding M64 family metallopeptidase encodes MICIFGQWESLGRNAGANADLTDDPARIKWREFYELPQYGMVGAFEGAYMYARGIWRPETNSCMNNNVSYFNAPNRKKIVERIMELSGRSFDMNDFLAKDAVNLSTSARSRHEPRQPSSSCLSSRLHLSGGIPP; translated from the coding sequence ATGATTTGCATATTCGGGCAATGGGAGAGCCTCGGTCGCAACGCCGGCGCCAACGCCGACCTGACCGACGATCCCGCGCGGATCAAATGGAGAGAGTTCTACGAGCTGCCCCAGTACGGCATGGTCGGAGCGTTCGAGGGAGCCTACATGTACGCCCGAGGCATCTGGCGTCCCGAGACGAACAGTTGCATGAACAACAACGTCTCGTATTTCAATGCGCCGAACCGAAAGAAAATCGTCGAGCGCATCATGGAACTGAGCGGCCGATCGTTCGACATGAACGACTTCCTCGCCAAGGATGCGGTCAACCTGTCGACCTCGGCCCGAAGCCGACACGAGCCCCGGCAGCCGAGCAGTTCGTGTCTTTCGTCCCGACTGCATTTATCGGGGGGGATTCCTCCGTAG
- a CDS encoding DNA-deoxyinosine glycosylase gives MSLKLQSFGPIADKHSRVLVLGTMPGAMSLAKRQYYGHPRNAFWPIMARLCDRELPEDYALRKAMLLDAGIALWDVCGECEREGSLDSNICHEKPNRIDELLRSYPSIRAIAFNGQGAARLYRKHFGPLASEYGPLILPSTSPAHAVAFDKKLDGWMRLRDLLVPADEASRP, from the coding sequence ATGAGCCTAAAACTGCAAAGTTTCGGACCGATCGCCGACAAGCACAGCCGCGTGCTCGTGCTGGGCACGATGCCGGGCGCGATGTCGCTCGCAAAAAGACAGTATTACGGTCACCCGCGCAACGCATTCTGGCCGATCATGGCACGGCTGTGCGACCGGGAACTGCCCGAAGACTACGCGTTGCGGAAAGCCATGCTGCTCGACGCGGGCATCGCGCTGTGGGATGTCTGCGGAGAGTGCGAGCGGGAAGGAAGCCTCGACAGCAACATCTGCCACGAGAAGCCGAACCGCATAGACGAACTGCTGCGCAGCTATCCCTCGATCCGCGCGATCGCTTTCAACGGACAGGGCGCCGCACGACTGTACAGGAAACACTTCGGCCCGCTCGCCTCGGAATACGGTCCGCTGATCCTGCCTTCGACCAGCCCCGCCCATGCCGTCGCGTTCGATAAGAAACTGGACGGATGGATGCGGTTGCGCGACCTGCTCGTGCCGGCGGACGAAGCATCCCGCCCGTGA
- a CDS encoding type I restriction enzyme HsdR N-terminal domain-containing protein, translating into MRLTENPPKIWDAVRRRWLVLTPEEWVRQHLIRLLVERGGVPPGNVSQEYPVALSGTAQRADVVVTGRDGRPCLLAECKAPDVPLGREVFAQAVRYNSVVAAPYVLITNGLLHCCSSLDRSTGRYAVVEGLPDLSPFLGI; encoded by the coding sequence ATGCGGCTAACGGAAAATCCGCCCAAGATATGGGACGCCGTTCGTCGCCGATGGCTCGTGCTGACGCCCGAGGAGTGGGTCCGGCAGCATCTGATCCGCTTGCTGGTCGAGCGGGGCGGCGTGCCGCCCGGAAATGTCTCGCAGGAGTATCCCGTCGCATTGTCGGGCACGGCCCAGCGCGCCGACGTGGTCGTGACGGGCCGCGACGGCCGGCCGTGCCTGCTGGCCGAATGCAAGGCGCCGGACGTGCCGCTCGGTCGCGAAGTGTTCGCTCAGGCCGTGCGGTACAACAGCGTCGTGGCGGCCCCCTATGTGCTGATAACGAACGGGCTGCTGCATTGCTGCAGCAGCCTCGATCGTTCTACCGGACGCTATGCGGTCGTGGAAGGCCTGCCCGATTTATCCCCATTTTTGGGGATTTAG
- a CDS encoding ROK family transcriptional regulator, which yields MISLQEFFNRPEHAQAKGIVQKNNIIKRNIIAHMAIAGDSTLADLAKKLHISIPTVTKLVEELLAENIIADRGKIETSGGRRPNVYGLTNSAIYFAGIEVSRDQIVLVITDLQNNIIQSERKSDFALDDTDECLETICSTIENFLAGSGIDRTKLLGIGVCMAGRVNPKTGRSYKYFTHKEQSLSEIMEKRFGHRVLIENDTRARCYGEYVKGCTGQEKNIIYLNLGRGVAIGIIIDGKLYYGRSGFAGEFGHTPYFDNEIICDCGKKGCLETEVSGIAIENKMMNQIRNGRTTILMDKFQKQHKIHINDIIGAARNDDTLSIELIEEAGEKIGKSIAFLINIFNPEQVIIGGSLANAGDYLMLPLKSAVNKYSLRLVYNDTLFRATTLDDSIGSLGAAMLIRNQIISL from the coding sequence ATGATTTCATTACAGGAATTTTTCAACAGGCCCGAGCATGCTCAGGCTAAAGGCATTGTTCAGAAGAACAACATCATCAAGCGTAATATTATCGCTCATATGGCCATCGCCGGCGATTCGACGCTCGCCGATCTGGCCAAGAAGCTGCACATCAGCATTCCGACGGTCACCAAGCTGGTCGAGGAGCTGCTCGCCGAGAACATCATCGCCGACCGGGGCAAGATCGAGACCAGCGGCGGTCGCCGGCCCAACGTCTACGGCCTGACCAACTCGGCGATCTATTTCGCGGGAATCGAGGTCAGCCGCGACCAGATCGTGCTGGTCATAACGGACCTTCAGAACAATATCATCCAGTCGGAACGCAAGAGCGATTTCGCGCTCGACGATACGGACGAGTGCCTCGAAACCATTTGCTCGACGATCGAGAATTTCCTCGCCGGCAGCGGCATCGACCGCACCAAGCTGCTGGGTATCGGCGTTTGCATGGCCGGCCGCGTCAATCCGAAAACGGGGCGAAGCTACAAATATTTCACTCATAAGGAACAGTCGCTGAGCGAAATCATGGAAAAACGCTTCGGACACCGCGTGCTGATCGAGAACGATACCCGCGCGCGCTGCTACGGAGAGTACGTCAAGGGATGCACCGGTCAGGAAAAGAACATCATTTACCTGAACCTGGGCCGAGGCGTGGCCATCGGCATCATCATCGACGGCAAACTCTACTACGGCCGCTCGGGATTTGCCGGAGAGTTCGGCCATACGCCCTATTTCGATAACGAGATCATCTGCGACTGCGGCAAGAAAGGCTGTCTCGAGACGGAAGTGTCGGGCATCGCGATCGAGAACAAGATGATGAACCAGATCCGCAACGGACGCACGACGATTCTGATGGATAAGTTCCAGAAACAGCACAAGATTCATATCAACGACATCATCGGCGCCGCGAGAAACGACGATACGCTGTCGATCGAGCTGATCGAGGAGGCCGGCGAGAAGATCGGCAAGAGCATCGCTTTTCTGATCAACATCTTCAATCCGGAGCAGGTCATCATCGGAGGCAGTCTGGCCAATGCGGGCGACTATCTGATGCTGCCGCTCAAGTCGGCGGTCAACAAGTATTCGTTGCGGCTCGTGTATAACGACACGTTGTTCCGCGCGACGACGCTCGACGACAGCATCGGCTCGCTGGGCGCCGCGATGCTGATCCGCAACCAGATCATATCACTTTAA
- a CDS encoding BACON domain-containing protein, with protein MKRALLLFLAFTAAWLAGCDKQDDGPAPELTLSGGTEKTLATGGGSESVTFTTNTTWSAEIASATPGEWCRVSPESGGAGPATVTVTAEANPDTRSRTAVLTIRAGGLTETVTFTQGEKGTVSLAQKVYQDIPAEGLSFDILFDGSLDCDQYGAKVLIEYRNWLSVEQPEEGESSYRIGVTVRPNTSSSSRSGRIAIVDKTGAGLDTVTVEQLQQNVLKWDPRRIEHDYTADVISSELQSNTEYRIEIEQQEPAWVSRIESKAASTEELRFQIGRNESKLPRTALVIVQSTNSDSPLRDTLTIVQSGIADFYRDKEVITVQQATEGNVDLVFMGDGFTIDDMATQNGYYETSLRKAVDYFFDVEPYRTYRNYFNVYIVCAVSNDRGISGSLDHKGETLDTKFSVAYTDVGNSSGMEVDEEPTFEYAQAAPIKDVKQTLVVMIANCPDYGGTTWSWGDGSSIAICPMIENEPPSDYRGVVQHEAGGHGFGKLIDEYIYYSTALPDEMIASFRQWEGFGHNANADLTDDPARIKWREFYELPQYGMVGAFEGAYMYARGIWRPETNSCMNNNVSYFNAPSRKKIVERIMELSGRSFDMNDFLAKDAINLSTSARSRLREPRAGELFVPFAPPVLTVGAPRR; from the coding sequence ATGAAACGCGCGCTTCTACTCTTTTTAGCCTTTACCGCCGCATGGCTGGCCGGATGCGACAAGCAGGACGACGGACCGGCTCCCGAACTGACGCTTTCCGGCGGAACGGAGAAGACACTTGCGACCGGCGGAGGATCGGAGTCGGTCACTTTCACCACCAACACGACATGGAGTGCCGAAATCGCCTCCGCGACGCCCGGGGAGTGGTGCCGCGTATCGCCCGAGAGCGGAGGAGCCGGCCCGGCCACCGTCACGGTGACGGCCGAAGCCAATCCGGATACCCGCAGCCGCACCGCCGTGCTGACGATCCGTGCCGGAGGCCTGACCGAAACCGTCACGTTCACGCAAGGCGAGAAAGGCACGGTCTCGCTCGCACAGAAAGTTTACCAGGACATACCCGCCGAGGGCCTCTCCTTCGATATTCTGTTCGACGGCAGTCTCGACTGCGACCAGTACGGAGCCAAAGTGCTGATCGAGTACCGGAACTGGCTTTCGGTCGAGCAGCCCGAGGAGGGAGAGAGCTCGTACCGCATCGGAGTAACGGTCCGTCCCAACACCTCGTCCTCGTCCCGAAGCGGCCGGATCGCCATCGTCGACAAAACGGGCGCAGGGCTCGACACGGTTACCGTCGAGCAGCTCCAGCAAAACGTGCTGAAATGGGATCCCCGCCGGATCGAGCACGACTATACGGCCGATGTGATCTCATCCGAGCTCCAGAGCAACACGGAGTACCGGATCGAAATCGAGCAGCAGGAACCGGCATGGGTTTCCCGCATCGAGTCGAAAGCCGCTTCGACCGAGGAACTGCGCTTCCAGATCGGCCGCAACGAGTCGAAACTGCCTCGCACGGCGCTCGTCATCGTCCAAAGCACGAATTCCGATTCCCCGTTGCGCGACACGCTGACGATCGTCCAGTCGGGAATCGCCGATTTCTACCGGGACAAGGAAGTCATCACCGTGCAGCAGGCCACCGAGGGCAACGTCGATCTGGTGTTCATGGGCGACGGGTTCACGATCGACGACATGGCGACCCAGAACGGCTACTACGAAACCAGCCTGCGCAAGGCCGTCGATTACTTTTTCGACGTCGAGCCCTACCGGACTTACAGAAACTATTTCAATGTCTATATCGTCTGCGCCGTATCGAACGACCGGGGCATTTCGGGTTCGCTCGACCATAAGGGCGAAACGCTCGACACCAAGTTCTCGGTCGCCTACACCGACGTCGGAAACAGCAGCGGTATGGAGGTCGACGAAGAACCGACGTTCGAATACGCTCAGGCCGCCCCGATCAAGGACGTCAAACAGACGCTCGTCGTCATGATCGCCAACTGCCCCGATTACGGAGGAACGACCTGGTCGTGGGGTGACGGCTCTTCGATCGCCATCTGCCCGATGATCGAGAACGAACCGCCCAGCGACTACAGGGGAGTCGTGCAGCATGAGGCGGGCGGACACGGTTTCGGCAAGCTGATAGACGAGTATATCTACTATTCGACGGCGCTTCCCGATGAGATGATCGCTTCGTTCAGACAATGGGAGGGTTTCGGCCACAACGCCAACGCCGACCTGACCGACGATCCCGCGCGGATCAAATGGAGGGAGTTCTACGAGCTGCCCCAGTACGGCATGGTCGGAGCGTTCGAGGGAGCCTACATGTACGCCCGAGGCATCTGGCGTCCCGAGACGAACAGTTGCATGAACAACAACGTCTCGTACTTCAACGCGCCGAGCCGAAAGAAAATCGTCGAGCGCATCATGGAACTGAGCGGCCGATCGTTCGATATGAACGACTTCCTCGCCAAGGATGCGATCAATCTGTCGACCTCGGCCCGGAGCCGGCTGCGCGAGCCCCGGGCAGGCGAGCTGTTCGTGCCTTTTGCTCCGCCCGTACTTACCGTGGGCGCTCCCCGGCGATAG
- a CDS encoding NADP-dependent malic enzyme, with protein sequence MGNNAKSKKEEALLYHSEGRPGKIEVVPTKPYSTQKDLSLAYSPGVAEPCLAIQENPDDAYKYTAKGNLVAVISNGTAVLGLGDIGAMAGKPVMEGKGLLFKTFADIDVFDIEVNTKNTEQFIETVKNISVTFGGINLEDIKAPECFEIEERLKEELPIPVMHDDQHGTAIISSAALLNALEITGKKIDRVQVVVNGAGAAAVSCAKLYMALGVRPENLVMCDSKGVITTRRTNLSAAKAQFATDRDIATLAEALRGADVFLGLSVADVLTQEMVRSMAADPVVFALANPNPEISYDNAMAAREDIIFATGRSDYPNQVNNVLGFPYIFRGALDVRATKINEEMKIAAVLALAKLAKEPVPDIVAAAYNDNDITFGREYLIPKALDPRLISCISAAVAKAAIESGVARKEITDWKAYMAELESRMGRDDKLMRAIRSKVVTAAPRRIAFSEGERLSTIKAAVHLANENIAMPLLVGSRSKINALLRENHLTLDPRCIVDFQSDEQEARRNRYATLLYNKVSRKGVRMSEAIEYMMQRDWFTLMMVDAGDADTSILGYTHRYTDALKPVRQIFTTNSNTTLATMEIVTTKRGPMFFADTAVNPSPTVEDLVNTALMAAQTVRNFGIEPVIGMLSHSNFGTDTEPLAVKIAKAVEILHFQYPDLLVDGEMKADIALNKQARNEFYPFNKLGDREINVLIFPNLSSANISYKMMEILGGAEINGPILMGLNRSCVHLIPEVASTRAIRNLSVIAAAETIPSK encoded by the coding sequence ATGGGAAACAACGCGAAAAGCAAGAAAGAAGAGGCCCTTCTCTACCATTCGGAAGGGCGGCCGGGCAAGATCGAGGTCGTCCCGACCAAACCGTACAGCACCCAGAAGGACCTTTCGCTGGCCTACTCTCCGGGCGTGGCCGAGCCTTGTCTCGCCATACAGGAGAATCCCGACGACGCCTACAAGTATACGGCCAAGGGCAACCTGGTGGCAGTCATTTCGAACGGTACGGCCGTGCTCGGACTGGGCGACATAGGGGCGATGGCCGGCAAACCGGTTATGGAAGGCAAAGGACTTTTGTTCAAAACGTTCGCCGACATCGACGTATTCGACATCGAGGTAAATACGAAAAATACGGAGCAGTTCATCGAGACGGTCAAAAATATTTCGGTCACCTTCGGCGGCATCAACCTCGAGGACATCAAGGCTCCCGAATGTTTCGAGATCGAGGAGCGCCTGAAAGAGGAGCTCCCGATCCCGGTCATGCACGACGACCAGCACGGCACGGCGATCATCTCGTCCGCCGCGCTGCTCAATGCGCTCGAGATCACCGGTAAGAAGATCGACCGCGTACAGGTGGTCGTCAACGGGGCCGGAGCGGCCGCCGTCTCGTGCGCCAAGCTTTATATGGCGCTGGGCGTCCGCCCCGAAAATCTGGTCATGTGCGACAGCAAGGGCGTCATTACGACCCGCCGGACGAACCTCAGCGCCGCCAAGGCGCAATTCGCGACCGACCGCGACATTGCCACGCTGGCCGAAGCGCTCCGGGGCGCCGACGTATTCCTCGGCCTGTCGGTAGCCGACGTGCTGACGCAGGAAATGGTGCGCAGCATGGCCGCCGATCCGGTCGTGTTCGCGCTGGCGAATCCCAATCCCGAAATCTCGTACGACAACGCGATGGCTGCCCGCGAGGACATCATTTTCGCAACGGGCCGTTCCGACTATCCGAACCAGGTCAACAACGTGCTCGGATTCCCCTATATCTTCCGGGGGGCTTTGGACGTGCGGGCGACGAAGATCAACGAGGAGATGAAAATCGCCGCCGTGCTCGCGCTCGCCAAGCTGGCCAAAGAACCCGTTCCCGACATCGTGGCCGCCGCATACAACGACAACGACATCACTTTCGGTCGCGAGTACCTGATTCCCAAGGCGCTCGATCCGAGGCTGATCTCCTGTATCTCGGCCGCCGTCGCGAAAGCGGCCATCGAGTCGGGAGTCGCCCGCAAGGAGATCACCGACTGGAAAGCCTACATGGCCGAGCTCGAGAGCCGCATGGGCCGGGACGACAAGCTGATGCGGGCCATCCGCTCGAAAGTGGTGACGGCCGCGCCGCGCCGCATCGCCTTCAGCGAGGGAGAGCGTCTGTCGACGATCAAGGCCGCCGTACATTTGGCCAACGAGAACATCGCCATGCCGCTGCTTGTGGGCAGCCGGTCCAAGATCAACGCGCTGCTCCGCGAGAATCATCTGACGCTCGATCCCCGCTGCATCGTCGATTTCCAGAGCGACGAGCAGGAGGCGCGCCGTAACCGCTATGCGACGCTTCTCTACAACAAGGTCAGCCGCAAGGGAGTCCGCATGAGCGAGGCGATCGAGTACATGATGCAGCGCGACTGGTTCACGCTGATGATGGTCGACGCCGGCGATGCCGATACGTCGATTCTCGGTTATACGCATCGCTATACCGATGCGCTGAAGCCTGTCCGACAGATTTTCACGACGAACAGCAACACGACGCTGGCTACGATGGAAATCGTGACGACCAAGCGCGGACCGATGTTCTTCGCCGACACGGCAGTCAATCCGAGTCCTACGGTCGAGGATCTGGTCAACACGGCGCTGATGGCCGCGCAGACCGTACGCAACTTCGGTATCGAACCGGTGATCGGGATGCTCTCGCACTCCAATTTCGGAACGGATACCGAGCCGCTGGCCGTCAAGATCGCCAAGGCGGTCGAAATCCTGCATTTCCAGTATCCCGACCTGCTCGTCGACGGCGAGATGAAAGCCGACATCGCGCTCAACAAGCAGGCCCGCAACGAGTTCTATCCGTTCAACAAGCTGGGCGACCGCGAAATCAACGTGCTGATTTTCCCGAACCTGTCGTCGGCCAACATTTCGTACAAGATGATGGAGATTCTCGGCGGGGCCGAGATCAACGGCCCGATCCTGATGGGACTCAACCGCTCGTGCGTTCACCTGATTCCGGAAGTGGCCTCGACGCGCGCGATCCGCAACCTGAGCGTGATCGCCGCGGCCGAAACGATTCCGTCGAAATAG
- the fabD gene encoding ACP S-malonyltransferase has translation MHAFVFPGQGAQFVGMGKDLYDNVPLAKELFDRANEILGFPITDIMFAGTDEQLKQTKVTQPAIFLHSVILARSLGDAFKPDMAAGHSLGEFSALVAAGALGFEDGLKLVSKRAMAMQKACEQNPSTMAAIIALPDEKVEEICASVDGVVVPANYNCPGQLVISGTNEAIDEACAKLTAAGAKRALKLNVGGAFHSPLMEPARVELEAAIAAAPFAKPVCPVYQNVDAKPHTDPAEIRANLIAQLTSPVRWTQIVQNMLADGATSFTELGPGSVLQGLIKKVDRSAVCESKQSL, from the coding sequence ATGCACGCATTCGTATTCCCGGGTCAGGGCGCCCAGTTCGTCGGAATGGGCAAGGACCTTTACGACAACGTTCCGCTGGCCAAGGAGCTGTTCGATCGGGCCAACGAAATCTTGGGGTTTCCGATCACGGATATCATGTTCGCCGGTACGGACGAGCAACTCAAGCAGACGAAAGTGACCCAGCCGGCCATTTTCCTGCATTCGGTCATTCTGGCCCGCTCGCTCGGCGACGCGTTCAAGCCCGACATGGCCGCCGGTCACTCGCTGGGCGAGTTCAGCGCGCTGGTAGCCGCCGGAGCGCTCGGCTTCGAGGACGGGCTGAAGCTCGTGTCGAAACGCGCTATGGCGATGCAGAAAGCCTGCGAGCAGAATCCCTCGACGATGGCCGCGATCATCGCGCTGCCGGACGAAAAGGTCGAGGAGATCTGCGCGTCGGTCGACGGCGTGGTCGTTCCGGCCAATTACAACTGCCCGGGCCAGCTCGTCATTTCGGGCACGAACGAGGCGATCGACGAGGCCTGTGCCAAGCTGACCGCTGCGGGAGCCAAGCGGGCGCTGAAACTGAACGTCGGCGGCGCATTTCACTCTCCGCTGATGGAGCCGGCCCGCGTCGAACTGGAAGCCGCCATCGCGGCCGCGCCTTTCGCGAAGCCGGTTTGTCCCGTATACCAGAACGTGGATGCGAAGCCCCACACCGATCCGGCCGAGATCCGCGCGAACCTGATCGCCCAACTGACCTCGCCGGTACGTTGGACGCAGATCGTTCAGAACATGCTTGCCGACGGAGCCACGTCGTTCACCGAACTCGGTCCGGGCAGCGTGCTGCAAGGGCTGATCAAGAAAGTGGACCGCTCGGCCGTTTGCGAGTCGAAGCAGTCGCTGTAA
- a CDS encoding GNAT family N-acetyltransferase, translating into MTNPMENELIRLRALEPDDVQVLYKWENDTEVWKVSNTIVPFSKYMLLQFIANQQRDIFETRQLRLIIESKQSGKPVGAIDLFDLDPYNCRAGVGILIYDKRDQGQGYASQALSSLIRYGFQVLGLNQLYCDIPSHNIRSLALFKSKGFTVVGLKKEWTRTTSDWQDEYMLQLLNPQKWG; encoded by the coding sequence ATGACCAACCCGATGGAAAACGAGCTGATCCGGCTCCGCGCGCTGGAACCCGACGACGTGCAGGTTCTCTACAAATGGGAGAACGATACGGAAGTCTGGAAGGTCAGCAATACGATCGTCCCGTTCTCGAAATACATGCTGTTGCAGTTCATTGCGAACCAGCAGCGCGACATTTTCGAGACGCGACAGCTGCGCCTGATCATCGAATCGAAGCAGAGCGGGAAGCCCGTCGGCGCGATCGACCTGTTCGACCTCGATCCGTACAACTGCCGCGCGGGAGTCGGAATCCTGATCTATGACAAGCGCGATCAAGGGCAGGGATACGCTTCCCAAGCGCTGTCGTCCCTGATCCGGTACGGCTTTCAGGTGCTGGGACTCAATCAGCTCTACTGCGATATTCCTTCGCATAACATCCGCAGTTTGGCGCTGTTCAAAAGCAAGGGATTCACGGTCGTCGGACTGAAAAAGGAATGGACGAGAACCACGTCGGACTGGCAGGACGAGTATATGCTCCAACTGCTAAATCCCCAAAAATGGGGATAA
- the groL gene encoding chaperonin GroEL (60 kDa chaperone family; promotes refolding of misfolded polypeptides especially under stressful conditions; forms two stacked rings of heptamers to form a barrel-shaped 14mer; ends can be capped by GroES; misfolded proteins enter the barrel where they are refolded when GroES binds), which produces MAKEIKYNTEARELLKEGVDALANAVKVTLGPKGRNVVIDKKFGAPQVTKDGVTVAKEIELEDPIANMGAQMVKEVASKTADDAGDGTTTATVLAQAIVGVGVKNVTAGANPMDLKRGIDKAVAVVVENLRKQSQEVGGDINKIEQVGTISANNDNAIGKLIAEAMGKVNKEGVITVEEAKGTETHVDVVEGMQFDRGYISPYFMTDSEKMEAVMEKPLILITDKKVSTMKEIMGVLEPAAQNGRALVIIAEDVDGEALAALVVNKLRGTLKIAAVKAPGFGDRRKEMLEDIAILTGGTVISEEKGIRLDQATLDMLGSAEKVIVNKENTTIVNGTGDKKAIADRVAQIRKQMEISTSDYDKEKLAERLAKLAGGVAVLYVGAASEVEMKEKKDRVDDALAATRAAVEEGIIPGGGVAYIRAVEALEKLKGENEDETTGIQIVKRAIEEPLRQIVSNAGGEGSVVVANVKNGKGAYGYNARADKYEDMFKAGIIDPTKVARVALENAASIAAMFLTTECVLVNKKEAEAPAAMPQGMGGMGGMM; this is translated from the coding sequence ATGGCAAAAGAGATTAAATACAATACCGAAGCCCGCGAGTTGCTCAAGGAAGGCGTCGACGCGCTGGCTAACGCAGTGAAGGTCACCCTCGGCCCGAAAGGCCGCAACGTCGTTATCGACAAGAAGTTCGGTGCGCCGCAAGTGACCAAGGACGGTGTAACCGTAGCCAAGGAGATCGAGCTGGAAGACCCGATCGCCAATATGGGCGCCCAGATGGTCAAGGAAGTGGCCTCGAAGACGGCCGACGACGCCGGAGACGGTACGACGACCGCTACGGTGCTGGCACAGGCTATCGTGGGCGTAGGCGTTAAGAACGTGACTGCCGGCGCAAACCCGATGGACCTGAAGCGCGGCATCGACAAGGCCGTAGCCGTCGTCGTGGAGAATCTGCGTAAGCAGAGTCAGGAAGTCGGCGGCGACATCAACAAGATCGAGCAGGTCGGCACGATCTCGGCCAACAACGACAACGCGATCGGCAAACTGATCGCCGAGGCGATGGGCAAAGTCAACAAGGAAGGCGTCATCACCGTCGAGGAGGCTAAGGGAACGGAGACGCATGTGGACGTGGTCGAGGGCATGCAGTTCGACCGGGGATACATATCGCCCTACTTCATGACCGATTCCGAGAAAATGGAGGCCGTCATGGAGAAGCCGTTGATCCTGATCACGGACAAGAAGGTTTCGACGATGAAAGAAATCATGGGCGTGTTGGAACCCGCCGCACAGAACGGGCGCGCGTTGGTGATCATCGCCGAGGATGTCGACGGAGAGGCGCTGGCCGCTCTGGTCGTGAACAAGCTGCGCGGCACGCTGAAGATCGCGGCCGTCAAGGCTCCGGGCTTCGGCGACCGCCGCAAGGAGATGCTCGAGGATATCGCCATTCTGACGGGCGGTACGGTTATCTCGGAAGAGAAGGGTATCCGTCTGGATCAGGCTACGCTCGACATGCTGGGCTCGGCCGAGAAGGTGATCGTCAACAAGGAAAACACGACCATCGTGAACGGCACGGGCGACAAGAAAGCCATTGCCGACCGCGTCGCTCAGATCCGCAAGCAGATGGAAATCTCGACGTCGGACTATGACAAGGAGAAGCTGGCCGAGCGTCTGGCCAAGCTCGCGGGCGGCGTAGCCGTGCTGTACGTCGGCGCAGCCAGCGAGGTGGAGATGAAAGAGAAGAAAGACCGCGTGGACGACGCGCTGGCCGCAACGCGCGCTGCCGTTGAGGAAGGTATCATCCCGGGCGGCGGCGTAGCCTACATCCGTGCCGTGGAGGCCCTCGAAAAGCTCAAAGGCGAAAACGAGGATGAGACGACCGGCATTCAGATCGTCAAGCGCGCGATCGAGGAGCCGTTGCGCCAGATCGTATCGAACGCCGGCGGCGAGGGCTCGGTCGTAGTGGCCAATGTCAAGAACGGCAAGGGCGCTTACGGCTATAACGCTCGCGCGGACAAGTACGAGGATATGTTCAAGGCCGGTATCATCGACCCGACGAAGGTGGCCCGCGTGGCGCTGGAGAATGCCGCCTCGATCGCCGCGATGTTCCTGACCACCGAGTGCGTGCTGGTCAACAAGAAGGAAGCCGAGGCTCCTGCAGCCATGCCGCAGGGCATGGGCGGAATGGGCGGCATGATGTAG